A window of the Leptospira bandrabouensis genome harbors these coding sequences:
- the hemH gene encoding ferrochelatase gives MNHKPEKTLILVNLGGPRNTEEIEVFLTDLFTDPFVFDLPLPEFFRLPLARFIAKKRSPKVQKIYESMGFGGGSPLVSETEKQAKSIEGILNLKTNINWTVKVAMTCGFPHIRDNEFGKPSPDTIYLPLYPQYSRSTVLSTLNHLEKKFNECPVGSGGYVPSFAADPKFHQISARFIFEFFTGLLNPADFLHFPNVSSTLDWKEIDIVFSAHGVPMRLIRKGDRYMQEIESSVKGITEELRHLGFKGTTHISYQSKVGPAKWTEPSSLQMIESLAKEGKQIAVYPISFVSDHLETLEEIGEQFKDLALETGAKSFTRIPAFGVYSPFIEYLAEKVLSVDKSIHHCVCKEMGGESLTSCRFK, from the coding sequence ATGAACCATAAACCAGAGAAAACATTGATCCTAGTTAATTTAGGTGGGCCTAGAAACACAGAGGAAATTGAAGTTTTTTTAACCGATTTATTTACGGACCCATTTGTTTTTGATTTGCCTTTACCTGAATTTTTTCGACTTCCATTAGCAAGGTTTATCGCTAAAAAACGCAGTCCCAAGGTACAAAAGATTTATGAATCTATGGGCTTTGGTGGTGGTTCTCCTTTAGTTTCCGAGACAGAAAAACAAGCCAAATCAATTGAAGGAATTTTAAATTTAAAAACCAATATAAATTGGACCGTTAAGGTTGCAATGACCTGTGGTTTTCCTCATATTAGAGATAATGAATTTGGAAAACCATCTCCAGACACCATCTATCTACCGTTATATCCTCAATACTCTCGTTCTACAGTTTTATCGACATTAAATCATTTGGAAAAAAAATTCAATGAATGTCCTGTCGGAAGTGGTGGGTATGTGCCCAGTTTTGCCGCCGATCCGAAGTTTCACCAAATATCTGCTAGGTTTATCTTTGAATTTTTTACTGGACTCTTAAATCCAGCAGATTTTTTACATTTTCCTAATGTAAGTTCAACTTTAGATTGGAAAGAGATAGATATTGTTTTTTCAGCTCATGGAGTTCCGATGCGGCTCATTCGCAAAGGAGACAGGTATATGCAAGAGATTGAATCTTCAGTAAAAGGAATTACAGAAGAACTCCGTCACTTAGGTTTTAAAGGGACAACCCATATATCGTATCAAAGTAAGGTGGGACCTGCAAAATGGACGGAACCAAGTTCCTTGCAGATGATAGAATCTCTAGCCAAAGAAGGGAAACAAATTGCTGTATATCCTATTAGCTTTGTCAGTGATCATTTAGAAACTTTAGAAGAAATCGGCGAACAATTTAAAGACCTTGCCTTAGAGACAGGTGCAAAATCTTTTACTAGAATTCCTGCTTTTGGAGTTTACTCTCCGTTTATCGAGTATTTGGCGGAGAAGGTGCTTTCGGTAGACAAATCAATTCATCACTGTGTCTGTAAAGAGATGGGTGGTGAATCACTCACCTCTTGTCGATTCAAATAA
- a CDS encoding protoporphyrinogen/coproporphyrinogen oxidase has product MSDQVHIIGGGITGLFLAYHHTKRGDSVTLYEQSNTLGGVIGTKIVKEGLVELAANGVLLTDDMKSMLDDIGLTPVYPNKAAKRRYFFTNRKLSRLPISIFTGIRLVITVLFKKIKFNENQNLETWASQIFGASVTKNIIEPAIGGVYGTRLDSLQAESIFSKWEGTGKKTILQELKKNKSKTYGTVSFPQGMGDLVSHLVRYLEPKIQIKTQFPPVQLEEILTWKGKIRFSTSLKILIPILGDRIEPHEVPNLLSITTITRFGKNHLTKKPCFGVLFGKNEGIRALGVLSNSDIFSGRAKDGLHSETWIYPSVAKTGDSITWESILEEDRKVITKKDDAPTAVYVTSWNGVFPAYDRKLFLFNQKLDSLEADWLAKGTDIRFFGNYRKGIGLRSLFESTRGE; this is encoded by the coding sequence ATGAGTGACCAAGTTCATATCATTGGTGGTGGTATCACTGGTTTATTTTTGGCCTACCATCACACGAAACGTGGAGACTCTGTTACTTTATACGAACAGTCCAATACATTAGGCGGAGTCATTGGAACAAAAATCGTGAAAGAGGGACTTGTCGAACTTGCCGCCAATGGTGTTTTACTAACTGACGATATGAAATCTATGTTAGATGATATCGGCCTTACTCCCGTTTATCCAAATAAAGCCGCAAAAAGAAGGTATTTCTTTACCAATCGAAAATTATCTAGACTTCCGATTTCTATTTTTACTGGCATTCGATTAGTTATTACCGTTCTTTTTAAAAAAATTAAATTTAATGAAAACCAGAACTTGGAAACTTGGGCAAGCCAAATATTTGGCGCCTCTGTTACAAAAAATATCATCGAACCGGCGATTGGTGGAGTTTATGGTACTCGGCTCGACTCCCTCCAAGCAGAATCTATTTTCTCTAAATGGGAAGGTACAGGAAAAAAAACAATCCTGCAGGAACTAAAAAAAAATAAATCTAAAACGTATGGAACCGTATCCTTTCCCCAAGGTATGGGAGATTTAGTCTCTCATTTAGTTCGATATTTAGAACCTAAAATACAAATCAAAACTCAGTTTCCACCAGTTCAGCTGGAAGAAATTCTTACTTGGAAAGGAAAAATTCGATTTTCGACATCTTTAAAAATTCTAATCCCAATTCTTGGTGATCGCATTGAACCCCATGAAGTTCCCAATTTACTTTCGATCACAACAATCACAAGATTCGGAAAAAATCACCTAACAAAGAAACCATGTTTCGGAGTCCTTTTTGGTAAAAACGAAGGAATCCGAGCACTCGGTGTCTTATCCAATTCGGATATCTTTTCGGGAAGGGCAAAAGATGGTCTTCATTCAGAAACATGGATTTATCCGAGTGTAGCCAAAACAGGTGATTCTATCACATGGGAATCCATTCTAGAGGAAGATAGAAAAGTAATCACAAAAAAAGATGATGCACCAACAGCAGTTTATGTGACTTCTTGGAACGGCGTATTCCCTGCTTACGATAGAAAATTGTTTTTATTCAACCAAAAACTGGATTCTTTAGAAGCAGATTGGTTGGCAAAAGGAACAGACATCCGCTTTTTTGGAAATTATCGAAAAGGAATTGGACTCAGGTCTTTATTTGAATCGACAAGAGGTGAGTGA
- the hemN gene encoding oxygen-independent coproporphyrinogen III oxidase, whose product MKQLLEKYDTPAPRYTSYPTVPYWTDSPTLEECIQSLETHLTPKESKLALYLHIPFCETLCTFCGCNTSITKNHTVEEPYVAAIKNELNLYTDKVNSLKGKNLSELHLGGGSPTYLSDYHLESTIDYILNKLNPTEDPQYSIEVDPRRTRVSQLKLLQKLGFRRISLGVQDFDPEVQRLVNRIQPFELTENITREARALGFDSINFDLIYGLPKQTLDSMKYSIERTLELKPDRIAFYSYAHVPWIKASQRLFTEKDLPEATVKRDLYEIGRQLLEKEGYREIGMDHFALPHDKLWKAFNSNQLHRNFMGYSDSKTDVMLGLGSSSISETPDLFFQNQKLEMKYRKSLLDGIIPILRGHKLTKSDQIRKQLILDLMTSWKVNVPSEMKTHVFQFLREMESDQLVSWQENMLTVTELGKPFLRIIAMAFDEKLQLSQPTKPVFSKAI is encoded by the coding sequence ATGAAACAATTACTCGAAAAATACGATACACCAGCACCAAGATACACAAGTTATCCAACAGTTCCTTATTGGACCGATTCCCCAACTTTAGAAGAATGTATCCAATCTTTGGAAACTCACTTAACTCCGAAGGAATCGAAACTCGCCTTATACCTTCACATTCCTTTTTGTGAAACACTCTGTACTTTTTGCGGATGTAATACATCCATCACCAAAAACCATACGGTTGAAGAACCTTATGTGGCGGCGATTAAAAATGAATTAAATCTTTATACAGATAAAGTTAATAGTTTAAAAGGTAAAAACTTAAGCGAACTCCACTTAGGCGGTGGAAGCCCTACCTACCTTTCAGACTACCATCTAGAGTCTACGATTGATTATATTTTAAATAAACTAAATCCAACAGAAGACCCACAGTATTCGATTGAAGTAGACCCAAGAAGGACAAGAGTTTCCCAACTTAAACTACTACAAAAACTTGGATTCCGAAGGATTAGTTTGGGAGTACAAGACTTTGATCCCGAAGTACAAAGGTTAGTCAACAGAATCCAACCTTTTGAACTTACTGAAAATATAACGCGCGAAGCAAGGGCTCTTGGTTTTGATTCCATCAATTTTGATCTTATTTATGGTCTACCCAAACAAACTTTGGATTCAATGAAATATTCTATCGAAAGGACATTAGAACTAAAACCAGATAGAATTGCTTTTTACTCTTATGCCCACGTACCTTGGATCAAAGCATCACAACGTCTATTTACAGAAAAAGATCTTCCAGAAGCTACGGTAAAACGTGACTTATATGAAATCGGAAGACAATTGTTAGAAAAAGAAGGTTACAGAGAAATTGGAATGGATCATTTTGCCCTTCCCCACGATAAACTCTGGAAGGCTTTCAATTCAAACCAACTCCATAGAAACTTTATGGGTTATAGTGACTCAAAAACAGATGTTATGTTAGGATTAGGTTCCTCATCCATTTCAGAAACTCCCGATCTTTTTTTCCAAAACCAAAAACTAGAAATGAAATACCGCAAGTCTTTGTTAGATGGGATCATTCCAATCCTTCGTGGACATAAATTAACGAAATCTGACCAAATACGCAAACAATTGATTTTAGATTTAATGACATCCTGGAAAGTGAATGTTCCTAGTGAAATGAAAACCCATGTATTTCAATTTCTAAGGGAAATGGAATCGGACCAACTGGTAAGCTGGCAAGAAAATATGCTGACTGTGACAGAACTTGGAAAACCTTTTTTAAGAATCATTGCAATGGCTTTCGATGAAAAATTACAACTAAGCCAACCAACAAAACCTGTTTTTTCGAAAGCAATATGA
- a CDS encoding uroporphyrinogen decarboxylase family protein translates to MITTTFRNERFANALNLVPQKIPPIWFMRQAGRYHSHYRKLKEIYSFMDLCKQPELAAEVALGPVQEFGFDVSILFSDLLFPLEALGMGLTYDPGPKLSFSLTSEKDLLKLKTPEEAIEGLKFQKEAVIRTREVLPKDVSLIGFVGGPFTLMTYASIGKHDGNLSFIKTNQNFVDQFYSILVPLLKQNIELQLQGGAEVVMIFDTAAGMLDPYNFQRYVARPISELAKLYPKQIGYYAKNSTEEHVRQISEIPGLAGFGVDHRFSIKQTLKDFGAYGFIQGNFDQELLFADPSVLKQKIKEYLLPIKDLSPDERKGWVAGLGHGVLQFTPETSVHMLIEETRKVFSE, encoded by the coding sequence ATGATTACAACTACATTTAGAAATGAAAGATTTGCCAATGCCTTAAATTTAGTACCCCAAAAAATCCCACCTATATGGTTTATGCGCCAAGCGGGAAGATACCACTCCCATTACCGTAAACTCAAAGAAATTTATAGTTTTATGGATTTATGCAAACAACCAGAACTTGCAGCAGAAGTGGCACTTGGTCCCGTTCAGGAATTTGGTTTTGATGTTAGTATATTATTTTCCGACCTGCTTTTTCCATTAGAAGCATTGGGAATGGGTTTAACTTATGATCCCGGTCCCAAACTTTCGTTTTCCCTCACTTCCGAAAAAGATTTATTAAAATTAAAAACACCTGAGGAAGCAATCGAAGGATTAAAATTTCAAAAAGAAGCTGTCATTCGAACAAGAGAAGTTTTACCTAAAGATGTTTCTCTTATTGGATTTGTGGGTGGCCCATTTACATTAATGACCTACGCTAGTATAGGAAAACATGACGGAAATTTATCATTTATCAAAACAAATCAAAATTTTGTAGATCAATTCTATTCCATACTTGTTCCTCTCCTTAAACAAAATATCGAGTTACAATTGCAAGGTGGTGCAGAGGTAGTAATGATTTTTGATACCGCTGCCGGTATGTTAGATCCTTATAACTTCCAAAGATATGTTGCAAGGCCAATTTCCGAATTGGCAAAACTCTATCCAAAACAAATCGGATATTATGCAAAAAATTCCACCGAAGAACACGTAAGGCAAATTTCAGAAATTCCGGGTTTAGCGGGTTTTGGTGTGGATCATAGATTTTCCATCAAACAAACGCTCAAAGACTTTGGGGCTTATGGTTTTATCCAAGGAAATTTTGATCAGGAACTTCTTTTCGCAGATCCATCGGTTTTAAAACAAAAGATAAAAGAGTATCTTTTACCAATCAAAGATTTAAGTCCTGATGAAAGGAAAGGATGGGTGGCGGGACTTGGACATGGAGTTTTACAGTTCACACCAGAAACTTCGGTCCATATGCTCATTGAAGAAACAAGAAAGGTATTTAGCGAATGA
- the hemL gene encoding glutamate-1-semialdehyde 2,1-aminomutase yields MNSEELFLRSKNVVPGGVHSPVRSFASVGGTPIFFSEAKGAYLKSVEGKEFIDYCLSFGPLLFGHRHPEIQEVVEDTVKKAWSFGACEPYSLELAEFITSKIPWAEKIRFVNSGTEAVMSALRVARAATGRSKILKFDGCYHGHLDQLLVKAGSGLAGLSSSDSKGIGPEIIQNTLVLPLDDETALENLFLEQGKDIACLIIEPIPANYGLLPQRSEFLKKCRELTTKYGTLLLFDEVISGFRVSFQGMAGLTGIVPDLVCYGKIIGGGFPVGAYAGKKDLMDLVAPSGPVYQAGTLSANPIGMRAGLKTLTKAWNENPYPELEAKTKRLTSGILKLLVETGDSNWEAVTFGSLFWLKGKTKDPVRTITAIPSDHKSRFAIFFHKLLNQGVYLAPSGYEVGFLSAVHSEEIIEATLNKTKQALKEQK; encoded by the coding sequence ATGAATTCAGAAGAACTATTTCTACGTTCTAAAAATGTGGTTCCAGGTGGTGTCCATAGTCCCGTTCGTTCCTTTGCCTCCGTTGGTGGCACACCTATTTTTTTTAGTGAAGCTAAAGGCGCCTATTTAAAGTCAGTCGAAGGAAAAGAATTTATCGACTATTGTTTGAGTTTTGGCCCACTTCTTTTTGGTCATAGACATCCAGAAATCCAAGAAGTAGTGGAAGATACGGTAAAAAAGGCTTGGTCATTTGGAGCTTGTGAACCTTATTCCTTGGAACTAGCAGAGTTCATCACAAGTAAAATTCCTTGGGCCGAAAAAATCCGATTTGTGAACTCAGGGACAGAAGCTGTGATGAGTGCCCTTCGAGTTGCCAGAGCAGCTACAGGTAGAAGTAAAATTTTAAAATTTGACGGCTGTTACCACGGTCACTTAGACCAACTCCTTGTAAAAGCGGGTTCTGGTCTTGCAGGACTCAGTTCGAGTGATAGTAAAGGAATTGGACCAGAAATCATCCAAAACACCCTCGTACTACCGTTAGATGATGAAACTGCCCTAGAAAATTTATTTTTAGAACAAGGAAAGGACATAGCTTGTCTTATCATTGAGCCGATTCCTGCGAACTACGGCCTTCTTCCACAGAGATCTGAATTCTTAAAAAAATGCAGGGAACTAACAACGAAATACGGAACCTTACTATTGTTTGATGAAGTAATCTCTGGATTTCGTGTTTCTTTCCAAGGGATGGCGGGACTTACAGGAATTGTCCCTGACCTCGTCTGTTATGGTAAAATCATCGGTGGAGGTTTTCCTGTAGGAGCCTATGCCGGCAAAAAAGACCTTATGGATTTAGTCGCACCCAGTGGCCCAGTTTACCAAGCGGGAACCTTATCGGCAAATCCTATCGGCATGCGTGCGGGTCTTAAAACTTTAACGAAAGCATGGAATGAAAATCCCTATCCAGAATTAGAAGCAAAAACAAAACGATTAACCTCTGGAATATTAAAACTTTTGGTAGAAACAGGAGATTCAAACTGGGAAGCCGTAACTTTCGGAAGTCTTTTTTGGTTAAAGGGAAAAACAAAAGACCCTGTTCGCACCATAACAGCCATTCCCAGTGACCACAAATCCAGGTTTGCTATATTTTTTCACAAACTCCTAAACCAAGGTGTATATCTTGCACCTAGCGGTTATGAGGTGGGATTTCTTTCGGCGGTTCATTCCGAGGAAATTATAGAAGCCACTTTGAACAAAACCAAACAGGCACTAAAGGAACAAAAATGA
- the hemB gene encoding porphobilinogen synthase, which yields MKKQTLRLRSNQYLRNLGETGSLNVNKMIQPLFLAEGIDEKEPIKGLPGVFRDTDKSIFHQIESDLKAGVSQFLLFMVPKDKSDTSFPKDFYHSNISAIKKKFPDMFLWLDTCICSVTTTGHCCHFHQSGSIDLDLTLKRLSDLALIYADAGADGIAPSDMMDGRVGSHRKILDTNGHSMVPIMSYSTKFKSNFYGPFRGAADSSPQFGDRSGYQLDVRDRDTAIHTSLRDKEEGADLLMVKPGMTAIDLIGPIKEKTGLPTGAYQVSGEYASLVYLAKEGFLNFEEGLKETWDVFRRAGSSYLITYGARIAQRLYS from the coding sequence ATGAAAAAACAAACACTACGATTACGTTCCAACCAATATTTAAGAAACTTAGGTGAAACAGGATCACTCAATGTCAATAAAATGATCCAACCACTTTTTCTTGCCGAAGGTATTGATGAAAAAGAACCAATCAAAGGTTTACCTGGAGTATTTCGTGATACAGATAAATCAATTTTCCATCAAATAGAATCAGATTTAAAAGCCGGTGTATCCCAATTTTTATTATTTATGGTTCCGAAAGACAAATCGGATACAAGTTTTCCAAAAGACTTTTACCATTCTAACATTAGTGCGATTAAAAAGAAATTCCCTGATATGTTTTTATGGCTCGATACTTGTATCTGTTCGGTAACAACTACAGGCCATTGTTGTCATTTTCATCAATCAGGAAGTATTGATCTTGATTTAACGCTGAAACGATTGTCTGATTTAGCGCTGATTTATGCAGATGCTGGGGCCGATGGAATAGCCCCTAGCGATATGATGGATGGTCGAGTGGGATCACATCGAAAAATACTAGATACTAACGGACATTCAATGGTCCCTATTATGAGTTATTCAACAAAATTCAAAAGTAATTTTTATGGACCATTCCGAGGTGCGGCAGACTCCTCACCACAATTTGGTGATAGGAGCGGTTACCAACTCGATGTTAGGGATCGTGATACAGCCATCCACACATCCCTTCGGGATAAAGAGGAAGGTGCTGACTTACTTATGGTAAAACCAGGAATGACGGCCATTGACCTCATTGGTCCCATCAAAGAAAAAACAGGACTTCCTACAGGTGCTTATCAAGTCAGTGGTGAATATGCAAGCCTTGTGTATTTAGCCAAAGAAGGTTTTTTAAATTTTGAAGAAGGATTAAAAGAAACTTGGGACGTCTTTAGGAGAGCCGGGTCTTCTTATTTAATTACTTATGGTGCAAGGATTGCACAAAGGTTGTATTCATGA
- a CDS encoding hydroxymethylbilane synthase, with the protein MSELIKVGGRSSLLSRIQIFSVIKALQEKNKTKNFQPVFRESAGDKDLKTPLWQFAGQGIFTKDLQEDLINHKVDIVIHSWKDMDLRERKDTILIPILPREDVRDVLLFKRNKWISAPTEITILTSSPRREHHIKDFIKTFFPTPINTFDIKIESVRGNIQTRLRKYLEHENGGILVAKAALDRILGFKDEENQIPELPAIKKLISETINLSLFMVLPSSIFPSAPAQGALCAEIRKEDKELESILREITNKEAELTANEERKILSKYGGGCHQKIGVSVLTRDYGKITFVKGETEDGKTLFSKELSGTPDFSFDRSEVWPPNAKMAARQRERLTYSLPKDVDVFVSRGYAFPLDLSVNPTNQILWSAGLSTWKDLALRGFWVNGTCDGLGESEPPMIDLLLGRKTDFVKLTHVDSDKQNSIYPVIPTYFVSAPEIPVPFDTSKIKAAYWRSGSEFDIVTKRFPELLEVIHFVGPGSTFTKIKQTIGEEASNQRVFVSLSFDSWVERYVKP; encoded by the coding sequence TTGTCTGAACTGATTAAAGTCGGAGGAAGATCCTCCCTACTCTCTCGAATTCAAATTTTTTCTGTCATCAAAGCTCTTCAGGAAAAAAACAAAACTAAAAACTTCCAACCAGTCTTTCGCGAATCGGCAGGTGACAAAGACCTAAAAACTCCGCTCTGGCAATTTGCAGGACAAGGAATTTTTACAAAGGACCTCCAAGAAGATTTAATCAATCATAAAGTTGATATTGTCATTCATTCTTGGAAAGATATGGATCTAAGAGAAAGAAAAGATACCATTCTTATACCCATTCTTCCTAGAGAAGATGTAAGAGATGTTTTATTATTCAAAAGAAATAAATGGATTTCGGCTCCAACAGAAATCACAATTCTTACTTCTTCACCCAGAAGAGAACACCATATAAAAGATTTCATTAAAACTTTTTTTCCGACACCTATCAATACCTTTGATATTAAAATAGAATCTGTCCGAGGAAATATACAAACAAGACTTCGAAAGTATTTGGAACATGAAAACGGCGGTATCTTAGTCGCAAAAGCTGCCTTAGATCGAATCCTTGGATTCAAAGATGAAGAAAACCAAATTCCAGAATTACCTGCGATCAAAAAACTAATTAGCGAAACCATCAATCTTTCTCTCTTTATGGTATTACCTTCTTCAATTTTTCCTAGTGCTCCCGCACAAGGTGCTCTTTGTGCAGAAATCAGAAAGGAAGATAAAGAATTAGAATCCATTCTTCGTGAAATCACAAACAAAGAAGCAGAACTCACTGCAAATGAAGAAAGAAAAATATTATCCAAGTATGGCGGTGGTTGCCATCAGAAAATTGGAGTTTCTGTTTTAACAAGAGATTATGGAAAAATAACTTTTGTTAAAGGAGAAACAGAAGACGGGAAAACTTTATTTTCTAAGGAGTTGTCAGGAACTCCCGATTTCAGTTTTGATCGCTCCGAAGTTTGGCCCCCCAATGCTAAAATGGCGGCAAGACAAAGAGAAAGGCTTACCTACTCTCTCCCCAAAGATGTAGATGTATTTGTTTCTAGAGGATATGCCTTTCCACTCGATTTATCTGTCAATCCAACCAACCAAATCCTTTGGTCTGCCGGTCTTTCCACCTGGAAAGATTTGGCTCTTCGCGGATTTTGGGTCAATGGCACCTGTGATGGATTAGGTGAAAGTGAACCTCCCATGATCGATTTACTTCTCGGAAGAAAAACCGATTTTGTAAAACTCACACATGTAGATTCAGACAAACAAAATAGCATTTATCCTGTCATTCCAACATATTTTGTTTCAGCACCAGAAATCCCTGTTCCCTTTGATACTTCCAAAATCAAAGCAGCTTATTGGCGCAGTGGTTCGGAGTTTGATATAGTAACAAAACGATTTCCAGAACTTCTCGAAGTAATTCATTTTGTAGGTCCTGGATCCACATTCACAAAAATCAAACAAACAATAGGTGAAGAAGCTTCAAATCAAAGAGTCTTTGTCTCATTGTCTTTTGATTCCTGGGTAGAAAGGTATGTAAAACCATGA
- a CDS encoding glutamyl-tRNA reductase, whose protein sequence is MWSNLILLHSNDPSKSLDEPGLEVWQTCQRTIAFGDRRLFPLSETERFYKNHEVFHGYEAYRFLLEVVSGLRSKLFGESEIQAQFRDRFREDKVNDSTFALSLLRLRDQILEHTKQIRSKYLTGIGRQTYGSVAESYLQKHKTVTLLGTGKLATSILPYLVSKNKEVRLIGRNQTRMSELQKEFPITTYHWEDYKPTNEAIVIASSFLPFNWETMIEGSSLILDFRETGFTEPKYQSYIPLSKILGDLQETDEQIQSVKMDLQFFLTELTREREEEQIHIMNGWEDLLV, encoded by the coding sequence ATGTGGTCGAACCTGATTCTATTACATTCCAATGATCCCAGTAAATCCTTAGACGAACCAGGTCTAGAGGTTTGGCAAACTTGCCAAAGAACCATTGCATTTGGAGACCGTAGACTCTTTCCCCTTTCAGAAACAGAACGATTTTATAAAAACCATGAAGTGTTTCATGGATACGAAGCTTACCGTTTTTTATTAGAAGTGGTTTCTGGTTTACGATCCAAATTATTTGGAGAATCAGAAATCCAAGCACAGTTCCGAGATCGTTTCCGGGAAGATAAAGTAAATGATTCTACCTTTGCACTTTCACTTTTGAGACTACGGGATCAAATCCTGGAGCACACAAAACAAATTCGTTCCAAATATTTAACAGGCATTGGCAGACAAACTTACGGAAGTGTTGCCGAATCCTATTTGCAAAAACACAAAACAGTCACCTTACTGGGAACAGGAAAACTTGCCACATCCATTCTTCCTTATCTTGTTTCCAAAAACAAAGAAGTTCGACTCATCGGCCGAAACCAAACTAGGATGAGTGAATTACAAAAAGAATTCCCAATCACAACTTACCACTGGGAAGATTACAAACCTACTAACGAAGCTATTGTTATCGCATCTAGTTTTTTACCATTCAACTGGGAAACAATGATCGAAGGTTCATCACTGATTTTAGATTTTCGTGAAACAGGTTTTACAGAACCTAAATACCAAAGTTATATCCCTCTTTCCAAAATCTTGGGAGATTTGCAAGAAACCGATGAACAAATCCAATCAGTAAAAATGGATTTACAATTCTTTCTCACTGAACTCACCCGGGAAAGGGAGGAAGAACAAATACATATTATGAATGGATGGGAAGATTTACTTGTCTGA
- the msrB gene encoding peptide-methionine (R)-S-oxide reductase MsrB — MMNEENWKEKLTPLQYQVTREKGTERPFTGEYYEHKEKGIYLCVCCGEKLFSSQAKYDSGSGWPSYYEPVREEAVATEKDQSHGMVRTEIHCKNCGAHLGHVFPDGPKPTGLRYCVNSASLKFEKES, encoded by the coding sequence ATGATGAACGAAGAAAATTGGAAAGAAAAACTCACTCCCTTACAATACCAAGTCACTCGCGAAAAAGGCACCGAACGCCCGTTTACTGGTGAATACTATGAACATAAAGAAAAGGGAATATACTTATGTGTTTGTTGTGGTGAAAAATTATTTTCTTCTCAGGCTAAATATGATTCCGGTAGTGGATGGCCGAGTTATTACGAACCAGTCAGAGAAGAAGCTGTCGCAACTGAAAAAGACCAAAGTCATGGAATGGTGAGAACGGAAATCCATTGTAAAAACTGCGGAGCACATTTGGGGCATGTTTTTCCTGATGGACCTAAACCAACAGGACTCAGGTATTGTGTGAACTCAGCCTCTTTAAAGTTTGAAAAGGAATCTTAA
- a CDS encoding LEPBI_I1174 family sigma 54-regulated protein → MIKYQIAILFIISFGLHANPILDEPAEDILRAVRLSRIPTVITSLEERAIQKMESNDLLSAREDLKKAIQLKHAIGMKESEGNASLLLQISKLESRLGNRCEANQYSHLAKRIALRIGVNLGAVALDRAVIPETRKPEGCIEVSWLKE, encoded by the coding sequence ATGATCAAATACCAAATTGCTATACTTTTCATCATTTCTTTTGGTTTGCATGCAAATCCCATTTTGGATGAACCAGCAGAGGACATCCTTAGGGCGGTTCGTTTGTCAAGGATTCCCACTGTCATCACCAGTTTGGAAGAAAGGGCCATTCAAAAAATGGAATCTAACGATTTACTTTCTGCAAGAGAAGATTTAAAAAAAGCCATCCAACTCAAACATGCGATTGGCATGAAAGAATCAGAAGGAAACGCAAGCCTTCTATTACAAATCTCTAAATTAGAATCACGTCTTGGAAATCGTTGTGAAGCCAATCAGTATTCGCATCTAGCCAAAAGGATTGCCCTTCGTATTGGTGTGAACCTCGGGGCCGTAGCCCTAGACCGCGCCGTTATACCCGAAACAAGAAAACCTGAGGGTTGTATCGAAGTTTCTTGGTTAAAAGAATAG